The genomic region TATATAAAGAACGAGATTGTATCAATAAAATACATAATCTAATTATAAATTTTTATGAAAAAAAAAAAGAAAAAAGAATTTATCAAGAAATTTATCCTATTATATCCAATATTTTTGAAAAAAATCATATAGATTGTCAAATTCAGATAACGTTTACAGATGGTATTACTAACATTAGCTCTGAATATAGTTTAAAAGAAAGTTATAAAGATCGAGGTTTATCATTACTATCTATATTTGAAAAAAAAACTATATTGTGTTTTCTAGATGAAAAATGGAAAGAACATTTACGGGAAATGGATAATTTACGATATTCGGTACAAAATGCTATTTTTGAACAAAAAGATCCTTTGATAGTTTATAAACAAAATGCTTTTAATTTATTTCAAGAAAGGGTTTATGAAATTAATAGAAAAATTATTTCTTTTTTTATTAAATCTACTATCATGAAAGGTAATATTTTATGTATTCCAAAAAATAATAGGATAATAGATTTTTTTTTAAAAGGAAAAAATAATCAAAAATTAGGAAGAAATAATCGAATTATTATCCGTCATTTAGTTACAGGAAAAACCAAAAATATAAAATTTAAACAGGTAGATTTTTTTTTGAAAAAAGGAGATTGGATCATAGAAGAGGATTTTTTTTAGTTAGAAACTTCCGGTTATGTTAATTAGAAATAAAACGTATATTTTTTATTATAATTTTATTTATAGTTTTTTTTTATTTTGGGATGAGTTTATATTCCATAAAAAAAAAGTATGATAATATTGATGAAATTCCATATAATACATTTGGTGTTGTTTTAGGAACTTCTAAATATTTACATGGTGGGGGGATAAATGCTTATTTTAAATATAGAATAGATGCAGCTTATTTTCTTTTTTATCATAAAAAAATTCGTTACATTATCGTTAGTGGAGATAATAGAGAAAAAAATTATAATGAACCAAAAATGATGAAAAAAGAATTAATTAAAAAAGGAATTCCCGATTATTTTATATATGAAGATTTTTTTGGAATTAGTACTATACATTCTGTATTAAGAGTTTATAAAATTTTTAATCAAAAAAAATTTACCATTATTTCTCAAAAATTTCATAATGAAAGAGCCATCTTTATTGGAAATTGTTTAGGATTAGATATTATAGGTTTTAATGCAAAAAATATTTCTTTTGATTGGAAAATACAGATTAGGGAAATTTTCGCTAGAATTAAAGTTATATGGGATATATTTTTATTTTTTTTTAAAACAAAAAAATTAAGATAAATAGGATAAATATTTTTTTAATATTTCTGCATTATTAGATTTTTGAGTATTAATTTCTAAAAGAAATGGTTTATCCGATTTATTCCAAAAAACATACAAATTATTTTTTAAAGAAAGTTTATCGGATACTATTTCATATTTCCAATTATGCATTTCACAAATTTTTTTTGCAGTTAAAAAATGTTTTGTTTCAAAAAAATTAAAAATTTTTTTAGAAATTTTTTTTTCTGATAAAAATCTGAAAATATTCCCTCCTCCATTATTTATAAGGATAATACGGAAATTATTTGGAGTATAATTGTTCCATAAAGCATTACTATCATAAAAAAAACTGATATCACCAATAATTAAAGTTACTATTTTTTTACTTTTTACAGCATAACCTATAGCAGTAGAAACACAACCATCTATTCCTGACGTACCTCTATTACAATAAGATTGTACAGAATATTTTTTTTTATCAAAAAGTTGATAATAGCGTATTATAGTACTGTTTCCTAATTGTAAAATGGAATATTTAGGAATGGATTTAAATATAAAAAATAAAACTTTAAGATCTGAAAAACTTTTTTCTTTTTTTAAAAAAAAATTATTTTTTTTTATTCTTTTTTTTCTCAATATTTCCCATTTATATCTATAATCAGAGGATTGTAAATTATTTCCATGAAATATTTTGAAAAAAAATTCAGGTTTTATTGACCAAAAATTCGTTAGACTATAATAAGTATCTGGGTAATTTTTTATATTTTCTCCTATATGCCAATGATATAAAGGTGGAAATTTTCGTAAAAAAAATTTTATTTTTTTAGATATAATATTTCCACCAATAGTTAATAAAATATTAGGTTTTAAATTAATCCATTCTTGAGTTTTTATACTAAAAATAAGTTGGTCTATACATGAAAAAAATAATTTTCCGTATACATGAGATGTAGTTTCGGTAAAAATAACTATAGAAGGATCTATACTTAATTTTTTTAAAATTTTTTCCAATTTTTTTTCTGAATGATATAATCCTAATAAAATCATTTTTTTTTTAGATTTTTTCCATATAAATTCTTCTTTTTTATAATATTTAGATTTTTCAATATAATTTATTACAGGTAAAGTTTTTATAATTTTAGGTTTTACTTGCAAAAAATTTGTAGTCTCATAAAGAGGTTCTGAAAAAGGGATATTAATATGTATAGGTTTTTTTTTAAAAATGCATTTATTAATAGATTCATTGATTAATCTATCATTATACCATAATCCTAATTTAGATTCTTCTTCGGTTAATTGAATAGATGATTCAACATGATTTTTAAAAATATTTTCTTGATCAATAGATTGGCCTTCAAGAATATCTATAATTTTTTTTGGTCTATCTGCAGTAATAAAAATAAGTGGAATATTTTGATAAAATGCTTCCGTCACTGCAGGATAATAGTTTACTACGGAAGAACCAGAAGTACAACTAAGAACTACAGGTTTTTTTATTTTTTGTGCTATTCCCAAAGCAAAAAATCCAGCACAACGCTCGTCAACAATGCTATAAGTTTTGAAGGAATCATGCTGGGTAAAATGGATAATTATTGGAGCATTTCTAGAACCTGGAGATATTATTATATGAAATATTGATTTTGATATCAATATTTCACCTAAACTTTGTACTATCTTTTTATTTGAATACATTTTAAAAAAAATTAAATCATTCCTCCATTAACATTAAATACAGAGCCAGTAATATAATTAGATAAATCAGAAGCTAAAAATAAACTACAGTTAGCTACATCTTGAGGAATTCCAGGTCTTTTTAAGGAAATTTTATTTATCCAATTTTCTTTTATTTTGGATTGAATATGCAAATTCATTTTTGTAGAAATATAGCCAGGAGCTATAACATTACAACGAATATTTTTTTTTCCTAATTCTTTAGAAATTGATTTAGTAAATCCTATAATTCCTGCTTTAGATGCTGAATAATTAGATTGTCCTGAATTTCCTGTTATTCCTATGATAGAACTCATATTAATGATACTTCCATTTTTTTGTTTTATCATAGGAAATATTACATATTTGGTTAGATTAAAAATAGAATAAATATTAGTTCGAATGACTTGATCCCAATCTGTTTCTGACATTCTAAATAAAAAATTATCTTTTATAATTCCTGCATTATTCACTAATATATCTATAACTCCAAATTTTTCTATAACTTTTTTTACTAATTCTTTTGAAGAATTTAAATTTTTAAGATCAATTTCGTATGAAACTACCGAATTTCCCAATTCATCAGATAATTTTTTAGCATTTTTTTTTGAAGAAAAAAAAGTAAAAATTACCTGTGCACCATGTTTTACAAATGTTTTCACAATAGATTTTCCTATATCTCCTGAGCCACCTGTAACTATTGCTATTTTTCCATTTAAAAGTTTCATATATATTTTTTATTTTTTTTGAGATAATCTAATATTTTCTATTAATTTAAGTACCATATTTAATTGTTTTTCAGTACTAATTAATGTACTATCTATTTCTATAGAATCTTTTGGTTTTTTAAGTGGAGAAATTCTTCGATATAGATCCATCATATCTCTATAAAAGAGATTTTTTTTTACTTCTTCATAAGAAATTGTTTTTCCTTTTTTTTTAAAATATTCAAATCTTCTATAAGAACGAACTTCTATAGACCCTTTCATAAAAATTTTCAATTCCGATTGAGGAAATATATTAGATCCTATATCTCTTCCATCCATAATAATTCCTTTTTTATTTCCAAAATTTTTTTGTATAATTGTTAATTTTTTTCGAATTTCTGGAATTCTAGCTATTAAACTAACTTTATTACTTACTTCTATTGATCTAATTTCAGATTGAACATTTTCTTTATTTATAAATATATCGGTTCTATTTAATTTATTATTCCATTTAAATTGAAAATTTATATTTATCAAAAAAGGAATAAAATTTGTTATATTCCATAAATCACTATGAAATATTTTTTTTCTAATAGCTAATAATGTTATACTTCTATACATTGCTCCGGTATCTATATAAGTATATTTTAATTTTTTAGAAAGATTTTTAGCTAAAGTACTTTTTCCAGAAGCTGAATATCCATCTATAGCTATAATCATTTTTCGATTCATAATGGAGAATAAATTAATTCGTATTTATATGATAATAATTTATAGTAAAGTTTAACAGATAAAAAATCTGTAGAAAAATCTTTTTCATTTGGTAAAAGTTCAACAATATCAAAACCTATAATTTGTTTATTTTCAAAAACCATTTTTAAAAATTTTAAAATTTCGTACCAAAAAAAACCTCCTGGTTCTGGAGTTCCTGTAGAAGGGGCTATACTTGGATCAAAAACATCTATATCTATACTTATAAATACATTTTTAGATAATCTTTGAATCGCTTTTTTCATCCATAAATCATTTTGATATATTTCATGAAAATAAAAAATATTATCATTTTGGATATACCTTTTCTCTAGTATATTCATGCTTCGAATCCCTATTTGTATAATTGGAAATTTTTTTGAAGCTTCATACATAGAACAAGCATGATTATAAGGATCTCCATTGTATTTAGGACGTAAATCGGCATGTGCATCCATGTGTAGAATACTCATATCAGGGAATTTTTCTCCAAATGCTCGAATACTACCTATAGATATAGAATGGATACCCCCAATTAGAGTTACAAATTTTTTTTTAAAAAGATATTTTTTAGTAATATTATATACTTGTTCTATCATTTTTTTGGAAGAAAATGAATAATTAATTATAGGATAAGATATATATATACCTCTTTTATAAACTTCAGAATTAGTTTCTATATCATATAATTCCATATGTTCTGATGCAGATAAAAATGCTTTAGGACCTTTTTTAGAACCTTTTCTCCACGTACCTGTATAATCATATGGAACTGGAATAAGGACTATTTTAGATTTTTCAAGAGTAGCATATTTTTTTAGGAATTCCAGCAAAAGTTTTTTTTTTTCATAAAAAAATATTATTTTCAATAACCTAATATTTTTAATATTTCTTCATATTTTTGTGAATAACGAAATATTTTATATACTAAGTTTTTTTTTTCGTCATAATTGATTAAAATATGGATTGGTTGTGGAATAAGACAATGATGTACTCCTCCATATCCACTTATTGTATCTTGATATGCTCCAGTATTAAAAAATCCAATATAAAGTGGTATTTTTTTCCGGAAACAGGGAAGATATATTGCATTCAGATGTTGTTCTGAATTATAATAATCATCACTATCACAGGTTAACCCCCCTAAAAATACTCTTTCATAAGAATCATTCCAACGATTAATTGCCATCATAATAAAACGGCTATTTATAGCCCAAGTATCTGGTAGAGTAGTCATAAAAGAACTATCAATCATATTCCATTTTTCTCTATCATTTTGCTTTTTTTGATTAAGTATTTTATAGATAATTCCACCACTTTCTCCTACTGTATAGGAACCAAATTCTGTATATATATGTGGTTCTAAAATATTCTCATTTTTACAAAATTTTTTGATTTGATAAATAATTTCATTGGTAATGTATTCATAGTCATA from Blattabacterium sp. (Cryptocercus punctulatus) str. Cpu harbors:
- a CDS encoding vancomycin high temperature exclusion protein encodes the protein MSLYSIKKKYDNIDEIPYNTFGVVLGTSKYLHGGGINAYFKYRIDAAYFLFYHKKIRYIIVSGDNREKNYNEPKMMKKELIKKGIPDYFIYEDFFGISTIHSVLRVYKIFNQKKFTIISQKFHNERAIFIGNCLGLDIIGFNAKNISFDWKIQIREIFARIKVIWDIFLFFFKTKKLR
- the menD gene encoding 2-succinyl-5-enolpyruvyl-6-hydroxy-3-cyclohexene-1-carboxylic-acid synthase, with the translated sequence MYSNKKIVQSLGEILISKSIFHIIISPGSRNAPIIIHFTQHDSFKTYSIVDERCAGFFALGIAQKIKKPVVLSCTSGSSVVNYYPAVTEAFYQNIPLIFITADRPKKIIDILEGQSIDQENIFKNHVESSIQLTEEESKLGLWYNDRLINESINKCIFKKKPIHINIPFSEPLYETTNFLQVKPKIIKTLPVINYIEKSKYYKKEEFIWKKSKKKMILLGLYHSEKKLEKILKKLSIDPSIVIFTETTSHVYGKLFFSCIDQLIFSIKTQEWINLKPNILLTIGGNIISKKIKFFLRKFPPLYHWHIGENIKNYPDTYYSLTNFWSIKPEFFFKIFHGNNLQSSDYRYKWEILRKKRIKKNNFFLKKEKSFSDLKVLFFIFKSIPKYSILQLGNSTIIRYYQLFDKKKYSVQSYCNRGTSGIDGCVSTAIGYAVKSKKIVTLIIGDISFFYDSNALWNNYTPNNFRIILINNGGGNIFRFLSEKKISKKIFNFFETKHFLTAKKICEMHNWKYEIVSDKLSLKNNLYVFWNKSDKPFLLEINTQKSNNAEILKKYLSYLS
- a CDS encoding beta-ketoacyl-ACP reductase, which produces MKLLNGKIAIVTGGSGDIGKSIVKTFVKHGAQVIFTFFSSKKNAKKLSDELGNSVVSYEIDLKNLNSSKELVKKVIEKFGVIDILVNNAGIIKDNFLFRMSETDWDQVIRTNIYSIFNLTKYVIFPMIKQKNGSIINMSSIIGITGNSGQSNYSASKAGIIGFTKSISKELGKKNIRCNVIAPGYISTKMNLHIQSKIKENWINKISLKRPGIPQDVANCSLFLASDLSNYITGSVFNVNGGMI
- the cmk gene encoding (d)CMP kinase, with the translated sequence MNRKMIIAIDGYSASGKSTLAKNLSKKLKYTYIDTGAMYRSITLLAIRKKIFHSDLWNITNFIPFLININFQFKWNNKLNRTDIFINKENVQSEIRSIEVSNKVSLIARIPEIRKKLTIIQKNFGNKKGIIMDGRDIGSNIFPQSELKIFMKGSIEVRSYRRFEYFKKKGKTISYEEVKKNLFYRDMMDLYRRISPLKKPKDSIEIDSTLISTEKQLNMVLKLIENIRLSQKK